One Thermofilum pendens Hrk 5 DNA segment encodes these proteins:
- a CDS encoding nucleotidyltransferase family protein, translating into MNAIEQVAREASETQVVVMAGGEGRRMGLVPVPKPLLELNGKPLLEHCIEYYARCGFKDFTVLTRQEPVAEKAREAGKKLGVNVKVSMDPPLPKVGKGKALKHALQTGAVDPERRALVVFPDDLYLDDTLPLRFLASHVEAARRMGAWASVAVTLGLALPYGVVEIDAEGMAVSFKEKPVLPIHASIGLYAFEPQALKLLLEVVDMDSPSAVEFESTLLPLLAEQRRLHAYPVPHHAWLPLNTLKELDEASKILGGNREALR; encoded by the coding sequence GTGAACGCCATCGAGCAGGTAGCGAGAGAAGCCTCCGAGACGCAGGTAGTAGTAATGGCCGGCGGGGAAGGGAGAAGAATGGGGCTCGTACCAGTGCCCAAGCCCCTCCTAGAACTCAACGGCAAACCCCTCCTAGAGCACTGCATCGAGTACTACGCGAGGTGCGGCTTCAAGGACTTCACAGTCCTAACAAGGCAGGAACCCGTAGCCGAGAAAGCGCGGGAAGCCGGGAAAAAGCTCGGAGTAAACGTAAAGGTATCGATGGACCCACCCCTACCCAAAGTGGGGAAAGGGAAGGCGCTGAAGCACGCGCTGCAGACGGGCGCCGTGGACCCGGAGAGGAGGGCGCTCGTAGTCTTCCCGGACGACCTCTACCTAGACGACACGTTGCCGCTAAGGTTCCTCGCGAGCCACGTAGAGGCGGCGCGGAGGATGGGGGCGTGGGCGAGCGTAGCGGTGACACTCGGGCTAGCGCTCCCCTACGGCGTGGTCGAGATAGACGCGGAGGGAATGGCTGTAAGCTTCAAGGAGAAGCCGGTACTACCGATACACGCGAGCATAGGGCTGTACGCCTTCGAGCCCCAAGCCCTAAAGCTACTACTAGAGGTCGTAGACATGGACTCGCCCAGCGCGGTAGAATTCGAGTCAACGTTGCTACCCCTGCTCGCAGAGCAACGCAGGCTACACGCATACCCCGTACCCCACCACGCATGGTTGCCGCTGAACACCCTCAAAGAGCTAGACGAAGCCTCCAAGATCTTGGGCGGCAACCGGGAAGCATTGCGCTAG
- a CDS encoding glycosyltransferase family 2 protein, producing MKARATSTPANPWASEVTIVIPTLKEERGVGLVIDELKGEGWTNILVVDGGSTDRTREVAAEKGARVVLQEGRGKADAVRTALRYVETPYIVVMDGDYTYPARHVAELLRTARERGLDEVIGARTRGRENIPLLNRFGNWVITETFNVLFGTNLSDVCSGMYLVRTEVAREVQFESKGFSVEVEIAAHVASTTRRIGEIPIEYRPRVGEPKLRKRHGLRIVLDAFRLALRYNPVFLFFSAASIVLIPSLVLAAWVGYRWLVQGVKHQVWGIIAIVGTGVGLVALLNAIMSLYLKRLELRITERLTRLEAELKATTKQPSKKDADSRRLP from the coding sequence GTGAAGGCTAGGGCGACGAGCACTCCCGCGAACCCCTGGGCCTCCGAGGTAACGATAGTCATCCCAACGCTGAAAGAAGAGAGGGGGGTAGGGCTCGTGATAGACGAGCTTAAAGGCGAGGGATGGACGAACATACTCGTCGTCGACGGGGGAAGCACGGACAGGACGAGGGAAGTCGCCGCGGAGAAGGGGGCCAGGGTCGTGCTCCAGGAGGGCCGGGGCAAGGCGGACGCCGTTAGAACCGCGCTCAGGTACGTCGAAACGCCCTACATAGTCGTGATGGACGGCGACTACACGTACCCAGCGCGGCACGTCGCAGAGCTTCTGAGGACGGCTAGGGAGAGGGGGCTAGACGAAGTCATAGGGGCAAGAACTAGGGGGCGCGAGAACATACCACTCCTCAACAGGTTCGGGAACTGGGTAATCACTGAGACGTTCAACGTTCTCTTCGGGACAAACCTCTCCGACGTGTGTAGTGGGATGTACCTCGTCAGGACGGAGGTAGCGAGGGAAGTCCAGTTCGAGTCCAAAGGCTTCAGCGTGGAGGTAGAGATAGCCGCTCACGTAGCGTCCACGACGAGGAGAATCGGGGAGATACCGATAGAGTACAGGCCGAGGGTCGGCGAGCCCAAGCTCAGGAAGAGGCACGGGCTGAGAATAGTCCTCGACGCGTTCAGGCTCGCGCTCCGCTACAACCCCGTATTCCTATTCTTCTCCGCAGCCTCAATCGTACTCATACCATCACTCGTGCTGGCAGCCTGGGTCGGCTACCGCTGGCTAGTACAGGGAGTCAAGCACCAAGTATGGGGCATAATAGCAATCGTGGGGACAGGCGTGGGCCTCGTAGCCCTGCTCAACGCGATAATGTCCCTCTACCTCAAAAGGCTGGAGCTCAGAATAACAGAGCGACTAACAAGGCTCGAAGCCGAGCTAAAAGCCACCACAAAACAACCGAGCAAGAAAGACGCCGACTCTAGGCGACTTCCATAA